ACGGGCGGACGATGCTGGCGGCGGCAGGCGAGACGATGGATCCGGTGCAACTCGGGTTGCTCGCGCAGAAGGCGGAGCACGACTGGGCGGGCGCGCCGTGCGGGATCATGGACCAGTTCATCTGCGTTCTCGGCCGAGCGGGTCACGCGCTGCTGCTGGACTGCCGGTCGCAGGAGTTCGAGCACGTGGCGATGGCGTTCGATCACGCGGCTTTGCTGATCGCCGATACGCGGGTGAAGCACGATCTGGGCAACAGCGAGTATCCGGTTCGGCGAGCCCAGTGCGAGAAGGCGGCGGCGATCATCGGGAGACACGAGCGTGGCGTTGCGGCGCTGCGCGACGTGGACGCGGCGATGCTGGAGAAGTATAAGGGCAGGCTTGATCCGCTGTTGTATCGGCGGGCGCGGCACGTGGTGGGCGAGGACCAGCGGGTGATGGAGGCGGCGGCGGGATTCCGCAGCGGGGATCTGGCGGCGGCGGGCGACGCGATGAACCGGTCACACGAATCGGCGCGCGACGATTACGAGATTTCGTGCGAGGAGCTGAACTTTCTGGTCGATCGGGTTCGCGAGTGCGAGGGCGTGTACGGGGCGCGGATGTCGGGCGGCGGGTTCGGCGGCTGCATCGTGGCGCTGATCGACACGGCGCGGGGCGAGGCGATCGAGGCCCGTCTGACCGAGACGTACGAGAAGCGGTTCAACATCAGCCCCGGTATTTTTGTGACGGCTGCGGCAGGCGGCGCGGAGGTGCTTCAGTCATGATGCGAGCCGTTCTGGAACAGTTGGTGCGCGGCGAGGATCTGTCGGGCGAGCGGATGCGTGCGGTGTTCGAGCAGCTCATGGCGGGCGAGTTGACCGATGCGCAGATCGCGGCGTTTCTGGCGGCGCTGGCGTGCAAGCGGCCGAGTTCGGAGGAGTTGGCGGCGGCGGCGGCGGTGATGCGCGAGAAGGTAACGACGGTGCCGGTGGGCGTGGACGCGATCGACACGTGCGGGACGGGCGGCGACGCGCGGAGCACGTTCAACGTTTCGACGTGCGCAGCGATCATCGCGGCGGGGGCGGGGGCGTACGTGGCCAAGCACGGGAACAAGACGAACACGCGGGTTTCGGGCAGCGCGGAGGCGTTTGCGGCGCTGGGGGTGAACATCGACGCCGAGGTGCCGGTCGTCGCGCGGTGCATCGAGGAGGCGCACGTGGGTTTTTGTTTCGCGATCAAGCTGCATCCGGCGATGAAGTACGCGGCGCCGGTGCGGCGTGCGATGGCGATCAAGACGATTTTCAATTTTCTGGGTCCGCTGACGAATCCGGCGCACGTGAAGCGTCAGGTGATCGGGGTGCCGAACGCGGACGAGACGGAGCTGGTGTGCGACGCGTTGCGGCGGCTTGGGGCGGAGCGTGCGATGGTGGTGCACGCGATGGAGCGGCTGTGCGACATTTCGATTGCCGGGCCGACGCGGATCAGCGAGCTTCGCGACGGGACGGTGCGGACGTACGTGACGCGGCCGGAGGAGCTAGGGCTTTCGGCGTCGAGTCTTGATGCGATCATGGTCGAGAGTCCCCAGCAGAGCGCGGAGCGGATCGGCGAGATTCTGGCGGGCAAGAAGGGTCCGTGCCGCGATATCGCGGCGGTCAACGCGGCGGCGGCGCTGGTGGTGGCCGGGTTGGCGGATGATCTGAAGACGGGTTTGAGGCTGGCGGTTGAGAGCATCGACTCCGGCGCGGCGAGGGCGGCGCTGGCGAGGCAGGTTGAGATTTCGAATGCTGGTTGAACACTGCCGGCGAGACCGTTCGGGCTGGTACGAACGGATTGGTCTCTTGTGGATGACCGGCTGGCGGTTGGCACAGTTGTTCTGTCATGATGGGTGGTGGTATGGAAAGCATGTCTAGCACAGCCGGGCGGTGGCGGGGGGTTTTGTTTGATTTTGATTATACGTTGGCGGATTCTTCGCCTGGGGTGATTGAGTGCGTCAATTTCGCGCTGCGTGAGATGGGGTTGGCGGCGGCGGCGGCGGAGCATATTCGGGCGACGATCGGGTACAGTCTGGCGGATGCGTTCGCGATATTGACGAATCGGTGCGATCCGCGGGCGGTGGAGGCGTTTGGGAAGTTGTTTCTGGAGCGATCGGAGCAGGTGATGGTGGATTTGACGCGGGTGTATCCGTGCGTGCCGGCGGTGGTCGGGCGGCTGAGGCGGGCGGGGTTGAAGCTGGCGGTGGTGTCGACGAAGTATCGGCGTCGGATCGAGGCGGTGCTGGCGCGGGAGAAGCTGGCGGATCAGTTCGATCTGGTGATCGGCGGGGATCAGGTCAAGCGGAGCAAGCCGGATCCGGAGGGTCTGTTGGCGGCGATGGCGCGGCTGGAGGTGGCGGAGCGGGCGTGTTTGTACGTGGGCGACAGCGTGGTGGACGTTCGGACGGCGAGGAACGCGGGTGTGGCGTTCGCGGCGGTGCTCAGCGGGGTGACGGAGCGTTCGGCGCTCGAGTCGGCTGGCGCGACGTGGATCATGGCGAGTCTTGAGGAACTGCCGGAGAGGCTTGAGGTCGCGGAGCGATGAGGGATGAGACGGCGGGAGCGACCCGTTACGCGTGGGTGATATTGGCGGTCGGGACGTTTGTGGTGTTTGGGTCGCTGGGGTTGGGGCGGTTCAGCTACACGGCGGTGCTGCCGGCGATGCAGGCGGGGCTGGCGATGGATTCGACGCAGGCTGGGACGCTGGCGACGGCGAACCTGGCGGGGTATCTGGCGTTGTCGGCGGTCGGCGGGGCGCTGGCGGTGCGGTTCGGGCCGCGGGCGGTGATCGCGACGGGATTGGCGGTGGCCGGGGCGGCGATGGTGCTGACGGGTTTTGCAGATGGATTTGTTTCGGCGGCGGTGTGGCGGGCGATGGCGGGTGTGGGAAGCGGGGCGAGCAACGTGCCGGTGATGGGGTTGCTGGCGGCGTGGTTCGCGCCGCAGCGGCGGGGGCTGGCGGCGGGGATCGGGGTGTCCGGGTCGTCGATCGGGCTGATCTTTGTCGGCTGGGCTGCGCCGCCGATTCTGGAGGCGTATGGCGAGGCGGGCTGGCGGGCGTGCTGGTTCGTGTTCGGGGCGATCACGCTGGGATTGGCGGCGGTGTCGGTGGCGCTGCTTCGGAATCGGCCTTCAAGCACGTCGGCGGCGAAGGCAGCGGTTTCGCCGGTGGCGTGGGGCAGCGTGTACCGGTCGGGGGCGGTGTGGCGGCTTGGGCTGGTGTACGTGGCGTTCGGTTTTTCGTACATTATCTATCTGACGTTTTTCGTCAAGTTTCTGATGGCGGAGGGCGGGTACCGTCCGTCGGAGGCGGGGGACCTGTACGCGGTGATCGGGTGGTTCAGTCTGTTGTGCGGACTGATCTGGGGGACGGTGTCGGACCGGATCGGACGGAAGTTTGCGTTGGCGGCGGTGTACCTGATCCACGCGGTGGCGTTCGCGTTGTTTCCCGCGTGGCCGAGCCCAGCGGGCTTTACGATCTCAGCGGTGCTGTTCGGGGTGTCGGCGTGGAGCATTCCGGCGATCATGGCGGCGGGATGCGGGGATTTGCTGGGCGGGCGATTGGCGCCGGCGGGGTTGGGGTTTATGACGCTGTTTTTCGGGATCGGTCAGACGGCGGCGCCCGGAGTGGCGGGGGCGATGGCGGACGCGGCGGGTTCGTTGATGCCGGCGTTCTGGCTGGCGGCGGGCGTGGCGTTGGCGGGCGCGGTGGGATCGCTGACGCTGCCGCGTTTTGCGGAGGGTTCAAAACGGTGAAGCCGGTGATCCTGTTCGATCTGGGCAATACGCTGGTGCGGTACTACCGGCGGAGCGAGTTCGCGGGGATTCTGGGGCGGTCGATCGCAGCGGTGGCGGACGTTTTGTCGGAGGCGGGATTGCCGGTGGCGGCGGGGGAGGAGCTGGGGCGTCGGGCGGATGCGGAGCGTTACGAGTCGATCGACCACGCGGTTCGGCCGCTGGAGGGGCGGCTGGGGCGGGTGTTCGGGTTCGATCCGGCGCGGGTGGAGGCGGAACTGGTGGATCGGGCGGCGCGGGCGTTTCTGGCGGAGACGTTCGCTCTCGCGCATCGTTACGAGGATGTAGTACCGGTACTTAGCAAGCTTAAGGAGCGACGCGTTCGGACGGCCATCATTTCGAACACACCGTGGGGCAGTCCGGCGCGGCTTTGGCGGGAGGAGTTGGGGCGGCATGGGCTTACCGATCTGGTGGATCGGGCGGTGTTTTGCGGGGAGGTGGGGTATCGCAAGCCGCACCCGGCAATTTTTCACTATGCGCTGGAGCGGCTTGGGGTCGGGCCGGAGGCGTGTTTGTTTGTGGGGGACGATCCGCGGTGGGACGTTGCGGGACCGCGGGCGGTGGGGATCGAGGCGGTCTTGATCGATCGGCTGGGGGAGTGGCCGGAGGCGGATGCGCCGCGGATCAGGACGCTTGAGGCGCTGTTGGATCAGTCGTCGCGGGGGTCGGAGGGCTGATCGAGGTCATCGTCGGGGGGGACTTTGACGCGGCGGCCGGATTCGGCCCACGGGTCGTAGAATGGGGTCTCGGATGGCTTGACGTCGGCGATCTGGCGGTAGCGCATGGCGAAGCGTCGGGCGGCGAGGAGGAAGACCACGGTGCCGAAGAGTCCCAGCAGGATCAGGACAGTGACCCAGAAGAGTCCGAGGGCGCGGGCCTTGGCCTGTTCGGGACTGACGGCGGGTTGCGTCGTAACGGAGGCGGGGGCTTGGACTTCCGGGCGGGTGGGGGCCGGCTGGCGCAGGTAGAGCCACAGCGGCACGGCCAGGAGGATCAGCCCGAGGCCGATCAGGGACCAGCCGCAGAGCCGCCGTCGGGGGGAGATTTGCAGATTGTCATCGGTATCGTTCCGCATCGGTCACCTCAGCGTTCGCGCCGGATCACTCTACCGGGATTTTACGGGTCTCGTCAAAGGAAAAGAGGCGGAGCATGAGCGTATTTGCAGCCCTATCACCGGCGCTGAGTAACGCGACGGTGGACGCCGCTCCCGCACGATTGGAGATTGCATCTCCTAGAAGTACAGGTCGCGTTGGTCGGAGGATTTGATCTGGTGGAGGCGTTCCTTGAGTTTGGCTTTGATGTTTTCGTCGTCGAGTTTTTCGATTTCCTCGGCGATGAGTTTTTCGCCGGCTGCGCGGGTTTCGGGGGATGAGTAGTCGACGAGGTACTCCATGAGGGTGGTCAGGGCGTTTGGGGTGCAGAAGCGTTTGATGAAGCCTGGGATGGCGAACTCCATGAAGTGTTCGCCGGTACGTCCGACGCGGTAGCAGGCGGTGCAGAAGCTTGGGATGTAGCCGTCGGAGACGAGTTCGCGCATGACGGTGTCGAGGGGGCGGATGTCGCCGAGGGAGAACTGTTCGCGGTCCATCTGCTGGGCGTCGCCGGCTTCGGTGTAACCGGCGAGTTCGATTCGGCTTCCGGCATCGATCTGGGAGACGCCGAAGGCCATGACCTCGCGGCGGAGTCTGGCGTTTTCGCGGGCGGTGAGGATCAGGCCGGTGTAGGGGACGGAGAGGCGGAGGACGGCGATGAGGCGCTTGAAGTCGTGGTCGTTGACGAGGGGCAGGCCGTCGAGGGAGACTCCGGAGGCCGGCTGGAGTCGCGGGAAGCTGATGGTGTGCGGGCCGACGCCGTAGTGTTTCTGGAGGTGGAGGGCGTGGGTGACGAGGGCGAGGGTTTCGAAGCGCCAGTCGGCGAGGCCGAAGAGGGCGCCGAGTCCGACGTCGTCGATTCCGGCTTCCATGGCGCGGCTGAGGGCGTCGAGTCGCCAGAGGTAGTCGCCCTTGCGGGTTTTGGCGGGATGGAGGGCGGCGTAGGCGGCGTGGTGGTAGGTTTCCTGGAAGATCTGGTAGGTTCCGATGCCGGATTCCTTGACGATGCGGAAGCCTTCGTGGTCCTGGGGGGCGGCGTTGATGTTGACGCGGCGGATTTCGCCGTGGCCTTCCTTGGTCTGG
The Phycisphaerae bacterium DNA segment above includes these coding regions:
- a CDS encoding galactokinase, whose product is GRTMLAAAGETMDPVQLGLLAQKAEHDWAGAPCGIMDQFICVLGRAGHALLLDCRSQEFEHVAMAFDHAALLIADTRVKHDLGNSEYPVRRAQCEKAAAIIGRHERGVAALRDVDAAMLEKYKGRLDPLLYRRARHVVGEDQRVMEAAAGFRSGDLAAAGDAMNRSHESARDDYEISCEELNFLVDRVRECEGVYGARMSGGGFGGCIVALIDTARGEAIEARLTETYEKRFNISPGIFVTAAAGGAEVLQS
- the trpD gene encoding anthranilate phosphoribosyltransferase; the protein is MMRAVLEQLVRGEDLSGERMRAVFEQLMAGELTDAQIAAFLAALACKRPSSEELAAAAAVMREKVTTVPVGVDAIDTCGTGGDARSTFNVSTCAAIIAAGAGAYVAKHGNKTNTRVSGSAEAFAALGVNIDAEVPVVARCIEEAHVGFCFAIKLHPAMKYAAPVRRAMAIKTIFNFLGPLTNPAHVKRQVIGVPNADETELVCDALRRLGAERAMVVHAMERLCDISIAGPTRISELRDGTVRTYVTRPEELGLSASSLDAIMVESPQQSAERIGEILAGKKGPCRDIAAVNAAAALVVAGLADDLKTGLRLAVESIDSGAARAALARQVEISNAG
- a CDS encoding HAD-IA family hydrolase translates to MSSTAGRWRGVLFDFDYTLADSSPGVIECVNFALREMGLAAAAAEHIRATIGYSLADAFAILTNRCDPRAVEAFGKLFLERSEQVMVDLTRVYPCVPAVVGRLRRAGLKLAVVSTKYRRRIEAVLAREKLADQFDLVIGGDQVKRSKPDPEGLLAAMARLEVAERACLYVGDSVVDVRTARNAGVAFAAVLSGVTERSALESAGATWIMASLEELPERLEVAER
- a CDS encoding YbfB/YjiJ family MFS transporter — translated: MRDETAGATRYAWVILAVGTFVVFGSLGLGRFSYTAVLPAMQAGLAMDSTQAGTLATANLAGYLALSAVGGALAVRFGPRAVIATGLAVAGAAMVLTGFADGFVSAAVWRAMAGVGSGASNVPVMGLLAAWFAPQRRGLAAGIGVSGSSIGLIFVGWAAPPILEAYGEAGWRACWFVFGAITLGLAAVSVALLRNRPSSTSAAKAAVSPVAWGSVYRSGAVWRLGLVYVAFGFSYIIYLTFFVKFLMAEGGYRPSEAGDLYAVIGWFSLLCGLIWGTVSDRIGRKFALAAVYLIHAVAFALFPAWPSPAGFTISAVLFGVSAWSIPAIMAAGCGDLLGGRLAPAGLGFMTLFFGIGQTAAPGVAGAMADAAGSLMPAFWLAAGVALAGAVGSLTLPRFAEGSKR
- a CDS encoding HAD family hydrolase: MVRYYRRSEFAGILGRSIAAVADVLSEAGLPVAAGEELGRRADAERYESIDHAVRPLEGRLGRVFGFDPARVEAELVDRAARAFLAETFALAHRYEDVVPVLSKLKERRVRTAIISNTPWGSPARLWREELGRHGLTDLVDRAVFCGEVGYRKPHPAIFHYALERLGVGPEACLFVGDDPRWDVAGPRAVGIEAVLIDRLGEWPEADAPRIRTLEALLDQSSRGSEG
- the hydG gene encoding [FeFe] hydrogenase H-cluster radical SAM maturase HydG, with product MTFSKTAADFIDDDALAAMLQAGPPDPTQVRDVLAKSLDKQALNPDDTAVLLRADDPQTIEQIFEAARQLKRNVYGNRIVLFAPLYIGNECVNDCAYCGFRVSNRDALRRTLSLDDLRNQVLALIRRGHKRLILVWGEHPKYDARFIADCVRTVYQTKEGHGEIRRVNINAAPQDHEGFRIVKESGIGTYQIFQETYHHAAYAALHPAKTRKGDYLWRLDALSRAMEAGIDDVGLGALFGLADWRFETLALVTHALHLQKHYGVGPHTISFPRLQPASGVSLDGLPLVNDHDFKRLIAVLRLSVPYTGLILTARENARLRREVMAFGVSQIDAGSRIELAGYTEAGDAQQMDREQFSLGDIRPLDTVMRELVSDGYIPSFCTACYRVGRTGEHFMEFAIPGFIKRFCTPNALTTLMEYLVDYSSPETRAAGEKLIAEEIEKLDDENIKAKLKERLHQIKSSDQRDLYF